In Gambusia affinis linkage group LG08, SWU_Gaff_1.0, whole genome shotgun sequence, a single window of DNA contains:
- the LOC122835095 gene encoding uncharacterized protein C15orf65, with protein MSLPPEAEHVRSCSNPGNPVFSCIISSKVKEGTMGKIHPQSFLYRTTSGDYGRLPPSFESAPCSYHPKTQSFTRRMRLGGMFHGCSMNTALDKTQACLQNTI; from the coding sequence atgtcacttcctccGGAAGCAGAACATGTAAGGTCATGCAGCAACCCTGGAAACCCGGTTTTCTCCTGCATCATCAGCTCGAAGGTGAAGGAAGGGACCATGGGGAAGATCCATCCCCAGAGCTTCCTGTACAGAACCACATCCGGTGACTACGGCCGGCTTCCTCCCAGCTTTGAGAGCGCCCCCTGCAGCTACCACCCCAAGACCCAGAGCTTCACCCGCCGGATGCGGCTGGGAGGAATGTTTCACGGCTGCTCCATGAACACGGCACTCGATAAAACCCAGGCCTGTCTGCAAAACACCATCTGA
- the anapc13 gene encoding anaphase-promoting complex subunit 13 gives MDSEIQRDGRVLDLTDDAWREDRLPYEDVSIPLSELPEAEQDNGGSTESVKEQEMKWTDLALQSLHENTPSSGS, from the exons ATGGACAGTGAGATCCAGCGGGACGGCAGAGTCCTGGACCTGACCGACGACGCGTGGAGGGAGGACCGGCTGCCCTACGAGGACGTCTCCATCCCTCTG AGCGAGCTGCCGGAGGCCGAGCAGGACAACGGCGGATCCACAGAGTCGGTGAAAGAGCAGGAGATGAAGTGGACCGACCTGGCCCTGCAGAGCCTGCATGAAAACACACCGAGTTCTGGAAGCTGA
- the mt2 gene encoding metallothionein-2 gives MDPCDCAKTGKCNCGDSCTCASCSCKSCKKSCCSCCPSGCSKCASGCVCKGKTCDKGCCQ, from the exons ATGGATCCCTGCGACTGCGCCAAGA CTGGAAAATGTAACTGCGGAGATTCTTGCACCTGCGCGAGCTGCTCCTGCAAATCCTGCAAGAAAA GCTGCTGCTCTTGCTGCCCATCAGGCTGCAGTAAATGCGCCTCTGGCTGCGTGTGCAAAGGGAAGACCTGCGACAAGGGCTGCTGTCAGTGA